The Pirellulimonas nuda genome includes a region encoding these proteins:
- a CDS encoding DUF1559 family PulG-like putative transporter, with amino-acid sequence MRDELIAYLLDEQSPDQRRELERRLQRDAALRQELQHLRSCMGFGEESQDAAEGSAEGQPPVGANDAGDPADGQSPSDLGARTLRRIRTGEACASDVLGTDPANRLGIIDAPGRSCPFTLVDTVVTLGVVMALGMMLLPAMVESREASRRLSCQNNLRQLGVACIRYSDNHGGYFPHIRPGENAGFFIVRLAQNGGVDPDELQTWLVCASSPIAAQLRARGACVSTPTTQQLAGLDCHTRALLIDALPNSYAYRFGYWQGGRYVAVRKQPGRSAPLLADKPDRGNGYRSLNHGGYGQNVLNDDLSVSYWLDPWAPYRDDHLFLNKRNEQAAGYGRNDVVLGDSAATPGVAPAVVGDAY; translated from the coding sequence ATGCGCGACGAACTGATCGCTTACTTGCTGGATGAGCAGAGCCCCGACCAACGTCGGGAGCTGGAGCGCAGGCTGCAGCGCGACGCCGCGTTGCGGCAAGAGCTGCAGCACCTCCGCTCCTGCATGGGCTTCGGGGAGGAGTCTCAAGACGCTGCCGAAGGCTCTGCGGAGGGCCAGCCCCCAGTCGGAGCCAACGACGCAGGGGACCCCGCAGACGGCCAATCGCCGAGCGACCTGGGCGCCCGCACGCTGCGGCGCATCCGCACGGGCGAGGCCTGCGCCTCCGATGTTCTTGGGACCGACCCCGCGAACCGGCTGGGGATCATTGACGCCCCGGGGCGTAGCTGCCCGTTCACGCTGGTCGACACCGTCGTGACGCTGGGCGTGGTGATGGCGCTGGGCATGATGTTGCTCCCCGCGATGGTCGAGAGCCGCGAGGCCTCGCGCCGCCTCTCTTGCCAGAACAACCTCCGCCAGTTGGGTGTGGCCTGCATCCGTTACTCGGACAACCACGGGGGCTACTTCCCGCACATCCGCCCCGGCGAGAACGCGGGGTTCTTTATCGTGCGGCTCGCCCAGAACGGCGGCGTCGACCCCGACGAGTTGCAGACTTGGCTGGTGTGCGCGTCGAGCCCGATCGCGGCCCAGTTGAGGGCCCGCGGCGCCTGCGTCAGCACGCCAACCACCCAGCAGCTCGCGGGCCTCGATTGCCACACGCGGGCGTTGCTGATCGACGCGCTGCCCAACAGCTACGCCTACCGCTTCGGCTATTGGCAAGGAGGCCGCTACGTTGCGGTGCGGAAGCAGCCCGGCAGGAGCGCTCCGCTGCTGGCCGACAAGCCCGACCGCGGCAACGGGTACCGCAGCCTGAACCACGGCGGCTACGGCCAGAACGTGCTCAACGACGACCTGAGCGTCTCCTATTGGCTCGACCCCTGGGCGCCCTACCGCGACGACCACCTGTTCCTCAACAAGCGGAACGAGCAGGCCGCCGGCTACGGCCGCAACGACGTGGTGCTGGGCGACAGCGCCGCCACCCCCGGGGTCGCCCCGGCCGTGGTGGGGGACGCTTACTAG
- a CDS encoding RNA polymerase sigma factor yields MKTTTRHAETDAAVVCDPVAMSDEALVAAHRDEPNGPFLGVLVNRYEKELYGYLRRFLGDASLAEDAFQAAFLQVHLKSDLFDEGRRFRPWLYTVATNRAIDIQRRNRRHNLVSLDRPNQSDHAEVGSLLDLLKSDDANPSERFDLRERMEWVRQAVATLPEQLQSAVSLVYFRGMKYREAAAELAVPVGTVKSRLHSAISRLGEAWDEGNGARPGQPR; encoded by the coding sequence GTGAAAACAACCACCCGCCACGCCGAAACTGACGCCGCCGTCGTTTGCGACCCGGTCGCCATGAGCGACGAGGCGTTGGTGGCCGCGCACCGCGACGAGCCCAACGGCCCGTTCTTGGGGGTGCTGGTGAACCGCTACGAGAAGGAGCTTTACGGCTACCTGCGGCGTTTCCTGGGAGACGCGAGCCTGGCCGAAGACGCTTTTCAAGCGGCTTTCCTGCAGGTGCACCTCAAGAGCGACCTGTTCGACGAGGGGCGTCGTTTCCGCCCCTGGCTGTACACGGTGGCCACCAACCGGGCGATCGACATCCAGCGTCGCAACCGCCGCCACAACCTCGTGAGCCTGGACCGTCCCAATCAGTCCGACCACGCCGAGGTGGGGTCGCTGCTGGACCTGCTAAAGTCGGACGACGCGAATCCTTCTGAACGCTTTGACCTCCGCGAGCGTATGGAGTGGGTGAGGCAGGCCGTTGCTACGCTCCCTGAGCAGCTGCAGTCGGCCGTCTCGCTGGTCTACTTCCGGGGGATGAAGTATCGGGAAGCAGCAGCAGAACTCGCGGTCCCGGTGGGCACGGTGAAGAGCCGGCTCCACTCCGCCATTAGCCGCCTGGGCGAAGCCTGGGACGAGGGCAATGGCGCACGGCCGGGTCAGCCGCGTTAG
- the dprA gene encoding DNA-processing protein DprA yields MGRYSEQLIAEVRLALTPGVGPRLRANLIARFGSANDVVRQPVSVLTSTSGIGPKLAEALAAARGIDVEAELSAAAEAGVVPLALDDPHYPEPLRSICDPPGVLFVRGDPLPDDRLAVAIVGSRHATRYGLRQAETLARELARAGVVVVSGLARGIDGAAHRGALEAGGRTIAVLGGGLLRLYPPEHAGLADRVAAQGWLMSEAPPNRPPISGAFPQRNRVISGLSLGVVVVEAAQRSGALITTTHAAEQGRDVFAVPGPIDSPLSAGCHRLIQDGAKLVASVDDILEEIDSASSLRQSAAPAPQSAPTPELNDTERAVWGLVSTAPTAIDTIVERSGLGAAAVLSTLSGLEMRGIVRRHSGAFVARS; encoded by the coding sequence GTGGGCCGCTACAGCGAACAACTAATCGCCGAAGTGCGTTTGGCGCTCACGCCCGGGGTCGGTCCGCGTCTGCGCGCCAACCTGATCGCGCGCTTCGGGTCCGCCAACGACGTCGTGCGGCAGCCCGTTAGCGTGCTTACCTCGACGTCGGGCATCGGCCCCAAGCTGGCCGAGGCGTTGGCCGCGGCGCGGGGGATCGATGTCGAAGCAGAGCTCTCGGCGGCCGCCGAGGCGGGGGTCGTCCCGCTGGCGCTCGACGACCCCCACTACCCCGAGCCCCTCCGGTCGATCTGCGACCCCCCGGGCGTCCTCTTCGTCCGCGGCGACCCGCTGCCAGACGACCGCTTAGCGGTCGCGATCGTCGGCTCGCGGCACGCCACCCGCTACGGGCTGCGTCAGGCAGAAACCCTGGCCCGCGAGCTGGCCCGTGCGGGGGTGGTTGTGGTCAGCGGACTGGCGCGAGGGATCGACGGCGCGGCCCACCGGGGCGCTCTAGAGGCCGGGGGGCGGACCATCGCGGTGCTGGGCGGCGGGCTGTTGCGGCTCTACCCGCCCGAACACGCGGGGCTCGCTGACCGGGTCGCTGCCCAGGGCTGGCTGATGAGTGAGGCGCCCCCCAATCGGCCCCCGATCAGCGGGGCGTTCCCCCAGCGAAACCGGGTCATCAGCGGGCTGTCGCTGGGCGTCGTGGTGGTTGAGGCCGCCCAGCGTTCGGGCGCGCTGATCACCACCACCCACGCGGCGGAGCAGGGACGCGACGTGTTCGCGGTGCCGGGCCCCATCGATAGCCCGCTGTCGGCCGGCTGCCATCGGTTGATCCAGGACGGCGCCAAGCTGGTGGCCTCGGTGGACGACATCCTGGAAGAGATCGATAGCGCCAGCAGCCTGCGGCAATCCGCGGCACCGGCCCCTCAGTCGGCCCCGACCCCCGAGCTGAACGACACCGAGCGGGCCGTCTGGGGTTTGGTCAGCACGGCGCCGACAGCGATCGACACGATTGTCGAGCGTTCCGGGCTGGGCGCCGCGGCCGTGCTTTCTACGCTCAGCGGCCTAGAAATGCGTGGGATCGTCCGCCGGCACAGCGGCGCCTTTGTGGCGCGGAGCTAG
- a CDS encoding response regulator transcription factor yields MNPVLTGSVGLLELSSSDAHRVTESAHGRESDWSRFSNIEDWRGQIARLNGHLSSQGGQCVIVASPVAQVLNQSVLSDIRNAYANAAIVVASEDISARDAVNLLRAGADDVLVVPCPAEELESVLDRAIALAERRAGEENSAKELKRRLASLTRAENDVLDSLLEGMPNKQIAQQFSIGLRTVELRRSKIMKKMHAGNLAQLVRFVFEARGDA; encoded by the coding sequence ATGAACCCCGTTTTAACTGGCTCGGTGGGTCTGCTCGAACTGAGCAGCAGTGACGCCCACCGGGTAACCGAGTCCGCACATGGCCGCGAATCCGACTGGAGCCGGTTCTCGAACATCGAGGATTGGCGCGGCCAGATCGCCCGCCTCAACGGTCACCTCTCCTCCCAAGGAGGACAGTGCGTGATTGTTGCGTCGCCCGTGGCGCAGGTGCTGAACCAATCGGTGCTGAGCGATATCCGCAACGCCTACGCGAACGCCGCGATCGTCGTGGCCTCCGAGGACATCAGCGCCCGTGACGCGGTGAATCTGCTCCGCGCAGGCGCCGACGACGTGCTCGTGGTGCCGTGCCCCGCCGAAGAACTGGAGTCGGTGCTCGACCGCGCCATCGCCCTGGCCGAACGGCGGGCGGGGGAAGAGAACTCCGCCAAGGAGCTCAAACGCCGGCTGGCGAGCCTCACGCGTGCCGAGAACGACGTTCTCGACTCGCTGCTGGAGGGGATGCCAAACAAGCAAATCGCCCAGCAGTTCAGCATCGGGCTGCGGACCGTGGAGCTGCGGCGCTCGAAGATCATGAAGAAGATGCACGCCGGCAACCTGGCGCAGCTCGTGCGCTTCGTGTTTGAAGCCCGGGGCGATGCGTAG
- the aroB gene encoding 3-dehydroquinate synthase encodes MSDTTDLIRVDLGERSYDIEIGSGNSASLAGFIEARRPTEHVVVVTDSNVAGLHADALSDRLTDQGLEVLLLEIDAGEPSKCADMAFELWSRMLEEGVDRKSVVLAIGGGVVGDLAGFVAATFMRGLPFFQAPTTLLAQVDSSVGGKVGINLPGGKNMVGAFWQPAGVLVDVDLLATLPEREYRAGMAEVVKYGVILDAEFFAYLEANVEGINARLPEVLRHVVKRCCRLKADVVEADETETSGRRAVLNYGHTFGHALEAATGYTRLLHGEAVAIGMTCAARLSEAIGAAPCGFTQRQSALLETIGLPTTTPVDLDPEELLELMWRDKKVEGGQLRLVLARTFGDVGLFADTPSEAILTAIGPSTRAAQGL; translated from the coding sequence GTGAGCGACACCACCGACCTGATCCGCGTCGACCTGGGCGAGCGGTCTTACGACATCGAGATCGGCTCCGGCAACAGCGCGTCGCTGGCCGGCTTCATCGAGGCCCGCAGGCCCACCGAGCACGTGGTGGTGGTGACCGACTCCAACGTGGCCGGCCTGCACGCCGACGCCCTCTCCGACCGCCTGACCGACCAGGGGCTGGAGGTGCTGCTGCTGGAGATAGACGCCGGCGAGCCGAGCAAGTGCGCCGACATGGCGTTCGAGCTCTGGAGCCGGATGCTGGAGGAAGGGGTCGACCGCAAGAGCGTGGTGCTGGCCATCGGCGGCGGGGTGGTGGGCGACCTGGCGGGCTTTGTGGCGGCGACTTTCATGCGGGGGCTGCCCTTTTTTCAGGCGCCGACCACGCTCTTGGCGCAGGTGGACAGCAGCGTTGGGGGCAAGGTCGGCATCAACCTGCCGGGCGGAAAAAACATGGTCGGCGCCTTCTGGCAGCCGGCCGGCGTGCTGGTGGATGTCGATCTGCTCGCTACCCTCCCGGAGCGCGAATACCGCGCCGGTATGGCCGAGGTGGTCAAGTACGGCGTGATCCTCGACGCCGAGTTTTTCGCCTACCTCGAAGCGAACGTCGAGGGCATCAACGCCCGCCTGCCCGAGGTGCTGCGTCACGTGGTCAAGCGCTGCTGCCGGCTCAAGGCAGACGTGGTCGAGGCCGACGAGACAGAGACCTCCGGCCGGCGTGCGGTGCTGAACTACGGTCACACGTTCGGCCACGCCTTGGAAGCCGCTACCGGCTACACGCGGCTGCTGCACGGCGAGGCGGTGGCCATTGGCATGACGTGTGCAGCCCGCTTGTCGGAGGCCATCGGCGCCGCGCCGTGCGGCTTCACGCAACGCCAAAGCGCGCTGCTTGAAACAATTGGGCTCCCAACGACCACGCCGGTCGACCTCGATCCAGAGGAGCTGCTAGAGTTGATGTGGAGGGACAAGAAAGTTGAAGGGGGCCAGCTCCGCTTGGTGCTGGCCCGCACGTTTGGCGATGTCGGTCTGTTTGCAGACACCCCGTCCGAAGCGATCCTGACAGCGATCGGCCCCTCCACCCGGGCCGCTCAGGGTTTGTGA
- a CDS encoding DUF1499 domain-containing protein → MASKRRIMIYAIGIPLAAVALAALILATHIEDWSRDLTTNRAAATPDARDPRLRPLELEAGPRVLLARIDRLIAESSAWREPEAPKPLPADSPLPALWTGEVVETRHLVHVSGLMRYRDDVWVAIEPAPEGRWRVWAESRSRIGKGDLGQNPRNLRELLSALGDAG, encoded by the coding sequence ATGGCTTCAAAAAGGCGCATCATGATCTACGCGATCGGCATCCCGCTGGCGGCGGTCGCCCTGGCGGCGTTGATCCTGGCCACGCACATCGAGGATTGGAGCCGCGACCTCACCACCAACCGGGCCGCCGCTACCCCAGACGCCCGCGACCCACGGCTCAGGCCGCTCGAGCTAGAAGCGGGTCCGCGCGTGCTGCTCGCCCGGATCGACCGGTTGATCGCCGAGAGCAGCGCCTGGCGCGAGCCCGAGGCCCCCAAGCCGCTGCCGGCCGACTCTCCGCTGCCGGCGTTGTGGACCGGCGAGGTCGTGGAGACGCGTCACCTGGTTCACGTGTCGGGGCTGATGCGCTACCGAGACGACGTGTGGGTGGCGATCGAGCCGGCCCCAGAGGGGCGCTGGCGCGTGTGGGCCGAGAGCCGGTCGCGGATCGGCAAGGGCGACCTGGGACAGAACCCACGCAACCTCCGCGAGCTGCTCTCGGCGCTGGGTGACGCGGGTTAA
- a CDS encoding endonuclease III domain-containing protein: MPIDQAYRRLLEAYGPQHWWPAQTPMEMIVGAVLVQHTAWRNVERAITQLQAAGLLEPGPLARAPQEELAQLIRVAGPHRVKARRLQCVAQFIVDRYGGSLDAMFADDPQTLRASLLGVHGIGPETADCIMNYGAGAPRFVVDAYARRVAGRHGWLDAKAPYAAVQQWFESRLPADAPLLGELHALIVKVGVEHCRPTPRCAGCPLECMLPGAGSHDDEPQSH; this comes from the coding sequence ATGCCGATCGACCAAGCCTACCGCCGGCTGCTTGAGGCCTACGGCCCGCAGCACTGGTGGCCCGCCCAGACGCCGATGGAGATGATCGTGGGCGCCGTGCTGGTGCAGCACACCGCGTGGCGGAACGTTGAGCGCGCCATCACGCAGCTTCAGGCCGCGGGGCTGCTGGAGCCGGGGCCCCTGGCGCGGGCGCCGCAAGAGGAGCTGGCCCAGTTGATCCGCGTCGCCGGGCCCCACCGGGTCAAGGCGCGGCGCCTGCAGTGCGTGGCGCAGTTCATCGTCGACCGCTACGGAGGCTCGCTGGACGCGATGTTCGCCGACGACCCCCAGACGCTGCGGGCCAGCCTGCTGGGCGTGCACGGCATCGGGCCCGAGACGGCCGACTGCATCATGAACTACGGCGCGGGGGCGCCGCGGTTTGTCGTAGACGCGTACGCCCGGCGCGTGGCGGGGCGGCACGGGTGGCTCGACGCCAAGGCCCCCTACGCCGCGGTGCAGCAGTGGTTCGAGTCGCGGCTGCCGGCCGACGCCCCCCTGCTGGGCGAGCTGCACGCGCTGATCGTGAAGGTCGGCGTTGAGCACTGCCGCCCCACGCCCCGCTGCGCGGGCTGCCCGCTGGAGTGCATGCTGCCGGGCGCCGGTTCCCACGATGATGAACCACAGAGCCACTGA
- a CDS encoding DUF2617 family protein, with protein sequence MLSVRPKIAELTVQLFGRSIHPELFQVYASKSYQRSRYDATVQVTSAGHVVIWRHQGLVLTEVAAAANHPLPQRRRLMAHRALGERADRVELRGGGVYEVKFAMEPVEVGLFNFYQNELARCGKAEGGIAEGVFHQFDKSERFGLGALSYMHVECRDRTFKVQTLHTFPDDCALLKCETVFRLPK encoded by the coding sequence GTGCTATCGGTCCGTCCCAAGATCGCGGAGCTTACCGTCCAACTCTTTGGCCGGTCGATCCACCCCGAGCTGTTCCAGGTCTACGCTAGCAAGAGCTACCAGCGGAGCCGCTACGACGCCACGGTGCAGGTAACCAGCGCCGGGCACGTCGTGATCTGGCGCCACCAGGGCCTGGTGCTGACCGAGGTGGCCGCGGCCGCCAACCACCCGCTGCCGCAACGCCGCCGGCTGATGGCCCACCGCGCGCTCGGCGAGCGCGCCGACCGGGTCGAGCTGCGTGGCGGGGGCGTTTACGAGGTCAAGTTCGCGATGGAGCCCGTGGAAGTGGGGCTGTTCAACTTCTACCAGAACGAGCTGGCCCGCTGCGGCAAGGCCGAGGGGGGGATCGCCGAAGGGGTGTTCCACCAGTTCGACAAGAGCGAGCGCTTCGGCCTGGGGGCGCTGAGCTACATGCACGTGGAGTGCCGCGACCGCACCTTCAAGGTGCAAACCCTGCACACCTTCCCCGACGACTGCGCGCTGCTGAAGTGCGAAACCGTGTTCCGGCTCCCGAAGTAG